Proteins found in one Terribacillus sp. DMT04 genomic segment:
- a CDS encoding glycosyltransferase family 2 protein — protein sequence MTQVSIIIPVYNVEDYLEKCIKSILNQTYNDFELILINDGSNDGSLKICERFKLEDNRIKLINQTNQGVGIARNSGLKIARGKYIYFCDADDYVDKDLLSENIRLAEEYNVNMVLFGNKEVFTDISKDLTHYTKYYNSSNDFREVFPTLFVNHNMHVLWNKLYKRSYIEEKKVRFSTRTLGEDSLFNKQIYNDLEKVYVNNQIYYYHINRFDSAQNAFSSDRFKFRLKETTELELLFNSWGILKNNKDLIKNDWIKTLFIGLENVFHRDNNSNIIFQRKAVSEIASEVSIVNSLKEISISDLKGIFKKCIVSMLKLRIFFLIVIAFRFKNYVKKLINK from the coding sequence ATGACTCAAGTAAGTATTATAATTCCAGTATATAATGTAGAAGACTATTTAGAAAAATGTATTAAATCAATTTTAAATCAAACATACAATGATTTCGAACTAATTCTAATTAACGATGGGTCTAACGATGGTAGTTTGAAGATATGTGAAAGATTCAAATTAGAAGATAATAGAATTAAATTAATAAATCAAACAAACCAAGGAGTAGGTATTGCGAGAAATAGCGGATTAAAGATAGCTAGAGGAAAGTATATTTACTTTTGTGATGCAGATGATTATGTGGACAAGGATTTATTGTCAGAGAATATTAGACTGGCAGAAGAATACAACGTTAATATGGTTTTATTTGGAAATAAAGAGGTGTTTACGGACATATCTAAAGACCTCACACATTACACAAAATACTATAATTCTAGCAATGATTTTAGAGAAGTGTTTCCTACGCTGTTTGTAAATCATAATATGCACGTACTTTGGAATAAGTTGTATAAACGAAGTTATATTGAAGAAAAAAAAGTAAGGTTTAGTACTAGAACTTTAGGAGAGGACTCCTTATTTAATAAACAAATCTACAATGATTTGGAAAAGGTTTACGTTAATAATCAAATTTATTACTATCATATCAATAGATTTGATTCTGCACAGAATGCTTTTAGTTCTGACAGGTTTAAATTTAGATTAAAAGAAACAACAGAACTGGAATTATTATTTAATTCTTGGGGCATTTTAAAAAATAATAAAGATTTAATTAAGAATGATTGGATAAAGACGCTATTTATTGGATTAGAGAATGTTTTTCACAGAGATAATAATTCGAATATTATTTTCCAGAGGAAAGCCGTATCTGAGATTGCAAGTGAAGTTAGTATAGTAAATTCCCTTAAAGAAATTTCTATTAGTGACTTAAAAGGGATATTTAAAAAATGTATAGTTTCCATGTTAAAGCTTAGGATATTTTTTCTAATTGTGATTGCTTTTAGATTCAAAAATTATGTAAAAAAACTTATTAATAAGTGA
- a CDS encoding glycosyltransferase, with product MKICIVNEGFKLGGVERVATILANALAEENNEISIVDFSGINEFNYEIDNKVNVNKVIHKRSLMRKFKTKIHKAINLNSNLKAYTIYKEQTDDLVQYLMENSFDRLILCQGNLTALIPHIKSRLPSISIIAWQHNEFDIYLNNYYNHIREDFERGLMQADTVVCLTKKDKDKFKKYNDNTHYIYNPLTLSPTKRSSLTQENILFAGRLAMNQKGIDYLLDIAGGLKPGWRVLIAGDGLDRNKINNLIIKRNLTKKVLLLGSLKDKQLEDFFLSGSVFISTSRWEGFGLVITEAMSYGLPVISFENRGPDEILNAGEHGIIIEKNNIKIFTEELNKLMNDAEKRKLFSDLSYKRSQDFKLDSILKSWISVISTEVKIR from the coding sequence ATGAAAATTTGTATTGTAAATGAAGGCTTTAAGTTGGGCGGAGTAGAGAGAGTTGCTACAATACTTGCCAACGCTCTAGCAGAAGAAAATAACGAGATTTCAATTGTAGATTTCTCGGGTATTAATGAATTTAATTATGAAATTGATAACAAGGTCAATGTCAATAAAGTTATTCATAAGCGGAGTTTAATGAGAAAATTTAAAACAAAGATACATAAAGCTATAAACTTAAATAGTAATCTAAAAGCATATACTATTTACAAAGAACAAACCGATGATTTGGTGCAATATCTGATGGAAAACTCTTTTGATCGTTTAATTTTATGCCAAGGAAACCTAACTGCGTTAATCCCACATATCAAGAGTAGATTACCTTCCATAAGCATAATAGCATGGCAACATAATGAGTTTGATATTTACTTAAATAATTACTATAACCATATTCGAGAAGATTTTGAAAGAGGCTTAATGCAAGCAGACACTGTAGTTTGTTTGACCAAGAAGGATAAAGATAAGTTTAAAAAATACAATGACAATACTCACTACATATATAATCCACTTACACTATCACCAACAAAGCGCTCCTCTTTAACACAAGAAAATATACTATTTGCTGGAAGGTTAGCTATGAATCAAAAAGGTATTGATTATCTATTAGATATAGCTGGGGGTCTAAAACCTGGTTGGCGAGTGTTAATTGCTGGAGATGGATTGGATAGAAATAAAATTAATAATCTTATTATAAAAAGAAATCTAACTAAAAAAGTATTACTTTTAGGAAGTCTTAAAGATAAACAACTTGAAGACTTTTTCTTGTCAGGTTCAGTTTTTATATCAACATCACGCTGGGAAGGTTTTGGACTTGTTATTACAGAAGCAATGTCTTATGGACTTCCAGTTATAAGCTTCGAAAACCGAGGGCCGGATGAGATACTAAATGCTGGAGAACACGGGATAATCATTGAGAAGAACAACATAAAAATATTTACTGAAGAGTTGAACAAGTTAATGAATGATGCTGAAAAGAGAAAATTGTTTAGTGATTTAAGTTATAAGAGGTCCCAAGATTTTAAATTAGATAGTATCCTTAAAAGCTGGATATCAGTCATAAGTACTGAGGTGAAAATTCGATGA
- a CDS encoding glycosyltransferase family 2 protein, with amino-acid sequence MATVGVVIPTKNRAETIGRALESVFAQVTRSEVSQIVIVDDGSEDNTSSVVEGFIRNDQRVKYVKNSKSVGGAKARNQGAELLTSDYVAFLDSDDEWKLNHLQNAIEVIEYEESGGVFGSYTISDGISYKDRIIPLLQPNMNVAEYIFSDTGDIRTSTIVMRLDSFKEVMFDSDQHKHQDWDLAIRFSKKYKLSIDQHPSVILHEDLDNRMSKSMKHQATQYFIRKHRDIVSDIHLSKFYYSMCRDTLKLEGKNKFFYEYRHLFITYFNKVKTKNKSMLVRRISLYLPRRTFVYLSSKRSKA; translated from the coding sequence ATGGCAACTGTTGGAGTAGTGATACCCACTAAGAATAGGGCGGAGACAATTGGAAGAGCTTTAGAAAGTGTATTTGCTCAGGTTACTAGATCGGAAGTATCTCAAATAGTGATAGTTGATGATGGTTCAGAAGATAACACATCTTCGGTAGTTGAAGGTTTCATAAGAAACGACCAACGTGTCAAATATGTAAAGAATTCAAAGTCTGTTGGAGGAGCGAAGGCTAGAAATCAAGGGGCAGAACTACTTACAAGTGATTATGTAGCATTTCTTGATAGTGATGATGAATGGAAATTAAACCATTTGCAAAACGCTATTGAAGTTATAGAATACGAAGAATCTGGGGGAGTTTTTGGTAGTTATACTATATCAGACGGTATTTCCTACAAGGATAGAATAATCCCCTTACTTCAACCTAATATGAATGTTGCAGAGTATATATTTTCTGACACTGGAGATATTCGAACATCTACAATTGTTATGCGTCTAGATAGCTTTAAGGAAGTAATGTTTGATAGTGACCAACATAAACACCAAGATTGGGATTTAGCGATTAGATTTAGCAAAAAGTATAAGTTATCTATTGACCAACATCCCTCAGTAATCCTGCATGAGGATTTAGATAATAGAATGAGTAAATCGATGAAACACCAAGCGACACAATACTTTATTAGAAAGCACAGAGATATTGTTAGTGATATTCACTTATCTAAGTTTTATTATTCTATGTGTAGAGATACTCTAAAGCTAGAAGGTAAAAACAAATTCTTTTATGAATACCGTCACTTATTTATTACCTATTTTAATAAAGTTAAAACTAAAAATAAATCCATGTTAGTAAGACGCATATCCTTATACTTGCCGAGGAGAACTTTTGTGTACCTATCAAGTAAGCGATCGAAAGCTTAG
- a CDS encoding glycosyltransferase family 32 protein produces MIPKKIHYCWFGGKAKPEVLLNCINSWERNLPDYEIIEWNETNYNLNKSNFVKLQYERGRWAFVADYVRIDVLKKYGGVYLDTDMEVLRSLDDFLDNSFFTCFEKGISKDELLVSTAIIGAEKNQEILNEFLDFYEDIDIQEVATFKVPNTKILSNILSKKHSIDFYKNSNQSNENVAIYSSDYFSPKNWATKELETSLNTYAIHHFDASWKSNKDKLLTKIVILTNKVMGPKVVRNIKKILRR; encoded by the coding sequence ATGATCCCAAAAAAAATACATTATTGTTGGTTTGGTGGAAAAGCGAAGCCTGAAGTACTACTAAATTGCATAAATTCTTGGGAAAGAAACTTACCAGATTATGAAATAATCGAATGGAATGAGACTAATTATAATCTGAACAAATCAAATTTCGTCAAGTTGCAATATGAGCGTGGTAGATGGGCGTTTGTCGCGGACTATGTAAGAATAGACGTACTTAAGAAATATGGTGGTGTTTATCTTGATACTGATATGGAAGTATTAAGATCATTAGACGATTTTTTGGATAATAGTTTTTTCACCTGCTTCGAAAAGGGAATAAGTAAAGATGAATTACTTGTATCTACGGCAATTATTGGGGCAGAAAAGAACCAAGAAATATTAAATGAATTCCTTGATTTTTATGAGGACATCGATATACAGGAAGTAGCAACTTTCAAAGTGCCAAACACCAAAATCTTGTCTAACATCCTAAGTAAAAAGCATAGCATTGATTTTTATAAAAATTCAAATCAAAGTAATGAGAATGTCGCGATTTATTCTAGTGATTACTTTAGCCCAAAAAATTGGGCCACAAAAGAATTAGAGACTAGCTTAAATACATATGCTATTCACCATTTTGATGCCTCTTGGAAATCAAACAAAGACAAATTATTAACAAAAATTGTAATTTTAACCAATAAAGTAATGGGACCGAAAGTAGTTAGAAATATAAAGAAAATACTAAGAAGGTAG
- a CDS encoding glycosyltransferase gives MIFVTVGTHEQPFDRLIKEIDSLKGNKAIKEDIFIQTGYSTYIPQHCSYKKLLSYEEMNNRAAEANIVITHGGPASIMLALQHGKIPLVVPREKKHNEHVNDHQVEFCDFLSHKSENIIWIRNLKELNAAIYNAPLDNFDFTSNNTKFNDGLEKIVEKLYI, from the coding sequence ATGATTTTTGTTACAGTAGGAACACATGAGCAACCTTTTGATAGATTGATTAAAGAGATAGATTCTCTAAAGGGAAATAAAGCTATTAAAGAAGATATCTTCATCCAAACAGGGTATAGTACGTATATCCCGCAGCATTGTTCTTATAAGAAGTTACTGAGTTATGAAGAAATGAATAACAGAGCTGCAGAAGCAAATATTGTGATAACGCATGGCGGGCCTGCTAGTATTATGCTCGCTCTTCAACATGGAAAAATACCATTAGTTGTACCTAGAGAAAAGAAACACAATGAACATGTGAATGATCATCAAGTAGAATTTTGTGATTTTCTTAGTCATAAGTCAGAAAATATAATTTGGATTAGAAATTTGAAAGAACTTAATGCAGCAATTTACAATGCACCTTTGGACAACTTTGACTTTACTAGTAATAATACAAAATTTAATGATGGCTTAGAAAAAATAGTTGAAAAGCTTTATATCTAA
- the pssD gene encoding PssD/Cps14F family polysaccharide biosynthesis glycosyltransferase yields MKICLVGSSGGHLSHLYLLKKFWETKDRFWVTFDKEDAKSMLAAEKMYSCYYPTNRNIKNLIRNTFIAFKVLIKEKPDIIISSGAAVAVPFFYLGKLFGKKVIYIEVFDRIDKPTLTGKLVYPICDAFIVQWPEQKQVYPKAIDLGGIF; encoded by the coding sequence TTGAAAATATGTTTAGTGGGATCAAGTGGTGGTCATTTAAGTCATCTATACTTATTAAAAAAATTTTGGGAAACAAAGGATCGTTTTTGGGTTACTTTTGATAAGGAAGATGCTAAAAGTATGTTGGCAGCCGAGAAAATGTATTCTTGTTACTATCCAACCAATAGAAATATAAAAAATCTAATCCGTAACACATTTATTGCTTTTAAGGTTCTGATTAAGGAGAAGCCTGACATTATAATTTCATCAGGTGCTGCTGTTGCTGTGCCTTTCTTCTATTTAGGGAAATTATTTGGGAAAAAGGTAATCTACATTGAAGTGTTTGATAGAATTGATAAACCTACACTAACTGGTAAATTGGTTTACCCAATTTGTGATGCATTCATCGTCCAATGGCCTGAACAGAAGCAAGTATACCCTAAAGCAATTGATTTGGGGGGCATATTCTAA
- a CDS encoding sugar transferase — MAESKQQVYKAIELEKAESTSTKSYLLAKRLLDIVLSISGIILLLPVFVICALIIKVEDSKGTIFFKQERVGKNGQVFFMYKFRSMVSNAEDLLEKLLEQNEASGPMFKMKDDPRVTIIGKFLRRTSVDELPQLFNVLKGEMSLVGPRPALPREVEEYTSYEKQRLLVRPGLTCFWQVSGRSSLGFEEQIKLDLEYIETRSMRLDISLILRTVGVLLGSKDAY; from the coding sequence ATGGCAGAATCGAAGCAACAAGTGTATAAGGCCATCGAGTTGGAAAAAGCAGAATCTACGAGTACAAAGAGTTACCTTCTTGCCAAAAGATTGTTAGATATAGTGTTATCTATCAGCGGAATTATCCTACTCTTACCTGTGTTTGTAATATGTGCATTAATTATTAAGGTAGAAGATAGTAAAGGAACTATATTTTTTAAACAAGAGAGAGTAGGAAAGAATGGCCAAGTATTTTTTATGTACAAATTCCGTTCAATGGTTTCAAATGCTGAAGATTTATTAGAAAAATTATTGGAACAAAATGAAGCAAGTGGCCCAATGTTTAAAATGAAAGATGATCCACGAGTAACTATTATTGGTAAGTTTTTACGAAGGACAAGTGTTGATGAGTTACCGCAATTATTTAATGTGTTGAAAGGTGAAATGTCTTTAGTAGGACCTAGACCAGCACTTCCTAGAGAAGTAGAAGAGTACACTTCCTATGAGAAACAACGGTTATTAGTACGACCTGGATTAACGTGTTTTTGGCAAGTGAGTGGAAGGAGTTCCCTGGGTTTTGAAGAGCAAATTAAATTAGATTTAGAGTATATTGAAACTAGAAGTATGAGATTAGATATCTCATTAATATTAAGAACTGTCGGTGTTTTATTAGGTTCTAAAGATGCCTATTGA